A genomic segment from Maniola jurtina chromosome 16, ilManJurt1.1, whole genome shotgun sequence encodes:
- the LOC123873172 gene encoding telomerase Cajal body protein 1 homolog isoform X2, giving the protein MDEVLMQIDEPPELENCAEKSENPQIADVPAGLEPPNETLIEYPNLFSSKTLLELCSSSWSRTANAKQEVQPYLRGCKWSPDGTCCLTVVNSDGVHLTELPRDLYTGTVSPERTIDVLDSTVHVKEAGLVYDFCWYPGMNSCIPESCCWITTRQNAPVQMWDAFDGSLRCSYRGFNAVDEMEPALSVTFNTEGTRIIAGYKKVLRTFDVDRPGRDFAEHKINSPASCFATDRNLLAMGSWNTTLTLYNMNEMGTYKSIGKMHGHSGGVTHVKFTPDGLKLVSGSRKDHRLLIWDIRYYRRPLNILTRVVKTNQRIYFDISPCGKYLVTGGTDGVAKVWNVDVVNWKESLDVEDVDKDNSTFRFPLHRDCCNSIAIHPLRPILATGSGQYHFYDPILKLDDGVKQENDSNVTQNDTENLNFNGDMKYSSDAENSLVFWWIGDIQVPDNN; this is encoded by the exons atggacGAAGTCCTGATGCAAATAGATGAACCACCAGAACTAGAAAATTGTgcagaaaaatctgaaaatcctCAAATAGCCGATGTGCCGGCCGGTCTTGAACCTCCAAATGAAACTTTGATTGAGTATCCGAATCTGTTTTCTAGTAAAACCTTGCTGGAGCTGTGTAGTTCGTCGTGGTCTCGTACTGCAAATGCGAAACAAGAGGTGCAACCGTATTTACGTGGATGTAAATGGTCGCCTGATGGTACATGTTGTTTAACAGTGGTTAATAGTGACGGAGTTCATCTCACAGAGCTCCCTAGGGACCTTTACACCGGGACTGTGAGTCCTGAGAGAACAATCGATGTGCTAGACTCTACTGTTCACGTGAAAGAGGCAGGCCTAGTGTACGATTTCTGTTGGTATCCTGGAATGAACAGCTGCATACCAGAATCTTGTTG ttGGATAACCACAAGGCAGAATGCACCAGTGCAGATGTGGGATGCATTTGATGGCTCATTGAGATGTTCCTACCGAGGCTTCAATGCAGTGGATGAAATGGAACCAGCCCTATCTGTTACTTTTAATACTGAAGGCACAAGAATCATTGCTGGTTATAAGAAGGTGCTTCGTACATTTGATGTAGACAG GCCTGGAAGAGATTTTGCAGAACACAAGATAAACTCCCCTGCGTCATGTTTTGCAACTGACAGAAACCTGCTGGCCATGGGGTCATGGAATACAACCTTAACTCTTTATAACATGAATGAAATGGGAACCTATAAGAGTATTGGAAAGATGCATGGTCATTCAG GTGGAGTTACACATGTAAAATTCACTCCAGATGGCCTAAAATTAGTATCCGGTAGCAGAAAAGACCATAGACTTCTAATATGGGATATTCGATATTATAGGCGGCCTTTGAACATTCTCACAAGGGTAGTGAAGACAAACCAAAGAATATACTTTGACATATCGCCATGTGGTAAATACTTGGTTACCGGAGGCACGGATGGAGTGGCTAAAGTATGGAATGTTGATGTGGTCAATTGGAAGGAGAGTCTAGATGTTGAAGATGTAGATAAGGATAATTCTACTTTTAGG tTTCCACTCCATAGAGATTGTTGCAACAGTATAGCGATACATCCATTGAGGCCGATTTTAGCCACCGGTTCAGGACAATATCATTTCTACGACCCAATATTAAAACTCGACGATGGAGTAAAACAGGAAAATGATAGTAATGTAACTCAAAATGATAcagaaaatttgaattttaatggtGATATGAAATATTCAAGTGATGCAGAAAACAGTTTAGTGTTTTGGTGGATTGGGGACATACAAGTACCTG ataat
- the LOC123873172 gene encoding telomerase Cajal body protein 1 homolog isoform X1 produces MDEVLMQIDEPPELENCAEKSENPQIADVPAGLEPPNETLIEYPNLFSSKTLLELCSSSWSRTANAKQEVQPYLRGCKWSPDGTCCLTVVNSDGVHLTELPRDLYTGTVSPERTIDVLDSTVHVKEAGLVYDFCWYPGMNSCIPESCCWITTRQNAPVQMWDAFDGSLRCSYRGFNAVDEMEPALSVTFNTEGTRIIAGYKKVLRTFDVDRPGRDFAEHKINSPASCFATDRNLLAMGSWNTTLTLYNMNEMGTYKSIGKMHGHSGGVTHVKFTPDGLKLVSGSRKDHRLLIWDIRYYRRPLNILTRVVKTNQRIYFDISPCGKYLVTGGTDGVAKVWNVDVVNWKESLDVEDVDKDNSTFRFPLHRDCCNSIAIHPLRPILATGSGQYHFYDPILKLDDGVKQENDSNVTQNDTENLNFNGDMKYSSDAENSLVFWWIGDIQVPGEMT; encoded by the exons atggacGAAGTCCTGATGCAAATAGATGAACCACCAGAACTAGAAAATTGTgcagaaaaatctgaaaatcctCAAATAGCCGATGTGCCGGCCGGTCTTGAACCTCCAAATGAAACTTTGATTGAGTATCCGAATCTGTTTTCTAGTAAAACCTTGCTGGAGCTGTGTAGTTCGTCGTGGTCTCGTACTGCAAATGCGAAACAAGAGGTGCAACCGTATTTACGTGGATGTAAATGGTCGCCTGATGGTACATGTTGTTTAACAGTGGTTAATAGTGACGGAGTTCATCTCACAGAGCTCCCTAGGGACCTTTACACCGGGACTGTGAGTCCTGAGAGAACAATCGATGTGCTAGACTCTACTGTTCACGTGAAAGAGGCAGGCCTAGTGTACGATTTCTGTTGGTATCCTGGAATGAACAGCTGCATACCAGAATCTTGTTG ttGGATAACCACAAGGCAGAATGCACCAGTGCAGATGTGGGATGCATTTGATGGCTCATTGAGATGTTCCTACCGAGGCTTCAATGCAGTGGATGAAATGGAACCAGCCCTATCTGTTACTTTTAATACTGAAGGCACAAGAATCATTGCTGGTTATAAGAAGGTGCTTCGTACATTTGATGTAGACAG GCCTGGAAGAGATTTTGCAGAACACAAGATAAACTCCCCTGCGTCATGTTTTGCAACTGACAGAAACCTGCTGGCCATGGGGTCATGGAATACAACCTTAACTCTTTATAACATGAATGAAATGGGAACCTATAAGAGTATTGGAAAGATGCATGGTCATTCAG GTGGAGTTACACATGTAAAATTCACTCCAGATGGCCTAAAATTAGTATCCGGTAGCAGAAAAGACCATAGACTTCTAATATGGGATATTCGATATTATAGGCGGCCTTTGAACATTCTCACAAGGGTAGTGAAGACAAACCAAAGAATATACTTTGACATATCGCCATGTGGTAAATACTTGGTTACCGGAGGCACGGATGGAGTGGCTAAAGTATGGAATGTTGATGTGGTCAATTGGAAGGAGAGTCTAGATGTTGAAGATGTAGATAAGGATAATTCTACTTTTAGG tTTCCACTCCATAGAGATTGTTGCAACAGTATAGCGATACATCCATTGAGGCCGATTTTAGCCACCGGTTCAGGACAATATCATTTCTACGACCCAATATTAAAACTCGACGATGGAGTAAAACAGGAAAATGATAGTAATGTAACTCAAAATGATAcagaaaatttgaattttaatggtGATATGAAATATTCAAGTGATGCAGAAAACAGTTTAGTGTTTTGGTGGATTGGGGACATACAAGTACCTGGTGAAATGACTTAG